One Skermanella pratensis genomic window, GGTCACCCAGGTGCTGGTGCTCGACACCTCGGCCGGCGGCGACGGCATCGCCGCGCGGGACGGCATCGCGTCGCTGAAGGACGCCAAGGGCAAGTCGGTGGCGGTGCAGTTCGGCGGCGTCCCGCAGTTCTGGCTGGCCTACCTTCTCAAGCAGCAGGACATGAAGCTCGACGATCTCAAGCTGACCAACCTGGAGCCCAAGGACGCGGCCAACGCCTTCGTCGCCGGCCAGTTCGACCTGGCGGTCACGTACGAGCCGTACCTGTCCACGGTGCGGACCAACAATGCCGGCAAGATCATCGTCACCTCGGCCGACACGCCGGGCGTGATCGTCGACACCCTGGCGTTCCAGCCGGACTACATCGCGTCGAACCCCAAGGTGGTCCAGGCCATGGTCACGTCCTGGTTCGAGGCGCTCGACATGATCAAGGCGCAGCCGGAAGCGGCCTACCGCATCATGGGCGCCGACGTGAACCAGACGCCCGAGCAGTTCCAGGCTTCCGCCAGGTTCGTGCAGTGGTACGACCGCGACATGAACCGGACCTACATGGCCGAGACCCTCCCGAAATTCCTGAAGGAGGCCAACGACGTCATGGTGGAAGCCAGGCTGGTGCGCCGGCCGGCCGACGTCTCGACCATGGTCGACGCATCCTTCGTGAAGTAGGCGCGCAGCCGTTTCGATGCCGGATCTGTTCACTCCCCTCAAGCCGGTGCCCCCGGGGCGCCGGATCGCGCTGGGCGTCCTGGGCTTCGTCGCGGTGGTGGCCCTGTGGTGGGCCGTCACCGCCAGCGGACTGGTCAAGCCGCTGTTCCTCGCCGGCCCCTGGGACACGCTGAAGGCGGGCCACGCCCTGTTCTTCGAGTTCGGCTTCGCCGGCGACGTCCTGGTGACGGTCGGGCGGGTGTTCGGCGGCTTCCTGATCGCCACGGCGGTCGCGGTGCCGCTCGGCATCCTGATGGGCGCCTTCAAGCCGGTCGAGGCCTTCTTCGAGCCGCTGATCTCCTTCGCGCGCTACCTGCCGGCCTCGGCCTTCATCCCGCTCCTGATCCTGTGGGCGGGAGTGGGCGAGGCGCAGAAGCTGTCCGTGATCTTCATCGGCGCGGTCTTCCAGATCTGCCTGATGGTCGCGGTGATCGTCGGCGGCACCCGCGCCGAGCTGGTCGAGGCGGCATATACCCTGGGGGCGAAGAACCGCGGAGTCGTGCTCCGGGTCATGCTGCCGGCGGCGGCGCCCCAGATCTTCGAGACCCTGCGGCTGGTGCTCGGCTGGGCCTGGACCTACGTGATCGTCGCCGAACTGATCGGGGCCAGCGCCGGCATCGGATTCATGATCATCGACGCCCAGCGTTTCCTCGACACCGGGCAGATGATCTTCGGCATCTTCGTGATCGGGGTGATCGGGCTGGTTTCGGACTTCCTGTTCAAGCAGTTGAACCGGCACCTGTTCTCCTGGGCCAGCTGACGGCGGCGGAACTGCAATGAGCACCTTGGACATCGACGGCGTCGGGCGGGTGTTCCCCCCGGCGCGGCGGGGAGGCGCCGCCACCGTGGCGCTGCAACCGACCGACCTCGCGGTCACGGACAACGACTTCATCACCATCCTGGGGCCGTCGGGCTGCGGCAAGTCCACCCTGCTGCGCATCGTCGCCGGCCTGGACCTGCCCAGCCAGGGCCGGGTGCTGATGGACGGACGGCCGGTCGGCGGGCCGGGACCCGACCGCGGCATGGTCTTCCAGTCCTACAGCCTGTTTCCCTGGATGACGGTGCGCGACAACATCTGCTTCGGGCTGCGCGAGAAGGGCCTGCCGAAGGCCCGGCAGAAGGAGATCTCCGACTATTTCCTGGAGCGCGTCGGCCTGCGCCAGTTCGCCGACCATTTCCCCAAGACGCTGTCCGGCGGCATGAAGCAGCGCACGGCGCTTGCCCGGGCTCTGGCCAACGACCCCAAGGTGCTGCTGCTGGACGAGCCGTTCGGGGCCCTGGACCACCAGACCCGGGCGCTGATGCAGGAGCTTCTTCTGGGCATCTGGGAGGCCGACCAAAAGACCGTCCTGTTCGTCACCCACGACATTGACGAGGCGATCTTCCTGGCGAACCGGGTGGTGGTCATGACGGCGCGGCCCGGCCGG contains:
- a CDS encoding ABC transporter substrate-binding protein; the encoded protein is MMRRCFGVLSALAMAVAASTSALGADLPKVTLAMSGWTGFAPITLAQKAGIFERNGVQVEIKKMPTSNRHQAMASGDVQAITTTVDTHILYASSGVPVTQVLVLDTSAGGDGIAARDGIASLKDAKGKSVAVQFGGVPQFWLAYLLKQQDMKLDDLKLTNLEPKDAANAFVAGQFDLAVTYEPYLSTVRTNNAGKIIVTSADTPGVIVDTLAFQPDYIASNPKVVQAMVTSWFEALDMIKAQPEAAYRIMGADVNQTPEQFQASARFVQWYDRDMNRTYMAETLPKFLKEANDVMVEARLVRRPADVSTMVDASFVK
- a CDS encoding ABC transporter permease, whose translation is MPDLFTPLKPVPPGRRIALGVLGFVAVVALWWAVTASGLVKPLFLAGPWDTLKAGHALFFEFGFAGDVLVTVGRVFGGFLIATAVAVPLGILMGAFKPVEAFFEPLISFARYLPASAFIPLLILWAGVGEAQKLSVIFIGAVFQICLMVAVIVGGTRAELVEAAYTLGAKNRGVVLRVMLPAAAPQIFETLRLVLGWAWTYVIVAELIGASAGIGFMIIDAQRFLDTGQMIFGIFVIGVIGLVSDFLFKQLNRHLFSWAS
- a CDS encoding ABC transporter ATP-binding protein — protein: MSTLDIDGVGRVFPPARRGGAATVALQPTDLAVTDNDFITILGPSGCGKSTLLRIVAGLDLPSQGRVLMDGRPVGGPGPDRGMVFQSYSLFPWMTVRDNICFGLREKGLPKARQKEISDYFLERVGLRQFADHFPKTLSGGMKQRTALARALANDPKVLLLDEPFGALDHQTRALMQELLLGIWEADQKTVLFVTHDIDEAIFLANRVVVMTARPGRIKCDIPIDLPHPRTYTIKTTPRFAEYKARLTEEIRVETIRADAMVAG